CTATATGCTTCTTGCCACTCTGTCACATCTTTTAGATTCACTGTTAGTTTTGGTATTTGAAGGAATACTATACAGTATAATCTTTAGTTCTTTTAGTTTTTTGGCAAGATGAAACCACACTCTTGACTCATGCCAATCTGTCCACACGACAGCAGGTTGTACAATTTCAAAATGGTtgcacatatattaatttatttctcctcctcttcagcaGTATCAATGACTTTTTCTTTACTGGCATAGCTCGCCTCTCATACATGTGAATAAAATTTACAAGTATCTTCTCTCTGATGGAAGGAGTCCTTTTTGGTGCCTGCCTGGTGCCCTTCACTTTGCCAATTACATGTTCACAGAGTGTTGACtttggtatattatatttaagggATGCTTGGTGTTATGATGTGCTGTGTATGGAAAAAGTTAGAATGTCACATATAATATGGAATTTAAGTATATGCAAGGACACTTCTAATtcaatatcaatgaaaaaaataggtCTAATATTATATACAGCCTAAGGTTACCAGAATCTTACCTTTTATTTCCTCCACAGCTTTTGCTAGAATGTTTGTATTTTTGGTCTTTGAAACAGATTTATTTTGGTGCCATATCTGTAATGTTTAATGTAACCTGTAAATTCAaatctgtaaaaataaaatagaaaagcatTAAAAAACGCCTTTGAAGAAAGGTAATTTAAAGTTCCCCAATCTTATCAGTGGACGGGAAATACATTCTCAGTCTTACTTGTGGACACATTATGGgttattcccttttccttacaGTTTCTAGTTTATGAAGTGCTATAtggcctttgatgtctagcacatttatttctttaaagcATTAACCATTTTAGTTTTTGTAAATGTGCATTTGGAACCCATAGTGCCAACACAAATTGAGATGGGAAAATTTTGAGTATACAGACATGTGCATCACTGCTTGTTCTGctaatatatataggcctatttaATTTTGGATATGGTCGCCAAAAGAGGATGGGCACCATCCTAGGGTCGATTTTGGAACCAAATAATTgtgctgtttttcatttttcatattttgtcattttatatGACATCAATTTATTCCTAAAAATCTTCTTTTTCATATCCAACAATTTGAAAactaatatcttcattattagtggAGATCcagtaaaaagaatgaaaaaaaaaaaaaaatccataagaaATTATGCACCTTTCCTTAAACACCACACACTTCTTTTAGGGCACAgacttttaaattaataaatataagagCATTGTAAGTAGTACTGGTACAATGGTTAAACTTCAATACATGAACAAATTTAACACTGTCAGCTTGTATGTGAAGTCAGTAACCGATTTTTGTGCCAAAATTGATGGAAAACTGTTGCTGGACGGAAAGCCAATGCCAGGACTTTAATGAAAAACTACTTGAGAATTTAGTATCATGAGCTGTATTTCTAAGGCCTACTACAGATCACACGCTTTATCTTACAATATTTGATACAATACTTAGTTCCCTTTTaagtgaaaataaagatttaCAAGATATAGAAGTGTATTAGGTGGCATGTATGAGTATGCCATATTTAATAGCTGTCAGTTCCTTAAAATGGTTCCTCTAATTTGTTTATACCATCAAGCATAATGACAGTGCAGTGCCAAAGCCATGTCCAATAATTTCCTATTTcactattcctatcattattcttTCAGGATGAATTGTCACAAAGGAAAATGACCTGTTTACAAATGGCAGTATATTCTGCATAAGAATTTGAATGAAATACATTTGGAGCCACCATCtgagttatttttatttaattcaaatattgtattatttttatttactctgccttttttcttcattcttccaaTCAAACTTGTAGATTTTGGGTATGAATTGTGTTTTGCCACTCAAATGTATTATATAGCCTGCAAAGAAAACCTTTTATCTAAACAGAGGTACATGATATAGAATAAGTTAGCATGAGTAATATTGAAGCAGTCACTTTCATATGAATTCTGTTTAATGAAAATGGTTTTATATGtaacttttcctttatttaagcATTATTTGAACATGTTTTCCTTATGTTCAATCCTAACCCATTGTTGCTGGGAAAATGTAGTATTCACTGTAGtactgttttgtgaaatgtctctacaccTAGAGACATTTTACCAAGGactcaattagtagaccttgtgacctcacttgatttcacctttccttaagTTTTCAggagattttctttctttttcaaatgcTATCAGCATTGatgcttttatcattatactcgacattataattattataatgttattggcATGAATAtcagtataagataataaataatatttccgTCAATAGTGGAAAAGGCTAAGCAGTTGAGAGATGTAGTACTTCTAACTGATTCATTAGTGACACAGCTTGTTGACCTTGtatgaataaaaacaagtaataaaCAAAACTCACACTGGTTATGGCATGTACATACTTTACATGTTGTCTCTGGCGGCGACAGATCAAATAAATGTCTTTCATCATGATGTGGGTATTTTGTTCATACGCACTTACTTTTATTACATTGTTAAGGCACTGTAATATCCCTCAATAACTGCAACATTTTTGACAAGTTGAACACCATTGTTATCAGTGTTAGCCAGGAtcaaggatgagaaaaaaaagtattgaaaagtgcATGTTTATTCTGAGAAGAAATGGAATTTGTTTCAAATTATAAGAGTGAAAGTGtcaagttcttttttttaaattaaagcatTGATTTTATGATACTGTTATAATAGGTTCACTTACATTTCTTCTTGTACCTTAAGTAAAAGTTTTTTGGAACATGGAGTTTCTAtatatctcactttctctataGGAAGGATTGATACATTCAGCAAAATGAAAGATTGttgtacttttaaaaaatctgtttCCTGGAAGAAATTTTTGGACATAATTGAAAGTAATTTACTAGTCGATATATTTATGGTGCTGAGAAATAATGTTGTTACACTGTTAAAACTGCATGCGCACCGGAACTTAGATGAGCCTGTGGCTGATAATAGGTCTGAGttatatgtcatttatatatacatgtgtgtatgagagagagagagagagtgtgagtgtgtgtgtgtgtgtgtgtgtgtgtgtgtgtgtgtgtgtgtgtgtgtgtggtgtgtgtgtgtgtgtgtgtgtgtgtgtgtctctctctctctctctctctctctctctctctctctctctctctctctctctctctctctctctctctctctctctctctctcctctctctctctctctctatttcagttAAAGCTCTGAATTAAAATAATATCCATCATTtcacaaacaatatttattatacattcaaGGGGCAGTTGTAGTAACACGAGGTCCCTCCTGCTGAACTTCTGTCTGCGGGATCTTGTGCGTGATATCAGCTGCAACATAGGCGACTGAGGTCCAAAGGGCAAGACATTTGTCTAGAGTGTCTGGATCTTCAACGCTCATCGTATCCCCATCGGAATGGTGGAACCAGAAGTACTTTTCGTTTTCATTGTACAAAGAGGCTggtggagagaggaaatgggaagtTGTAATGTTTGTAATTTCCGCTTGGTCACACTGTCAAGTCATGGTTCAGTTAAACATTTGATGCGTGAATAAAATTCCCTGTTTAACTAAgctgtaataaaatattaaaaccaagTTCATATgtagatagtgtgtgtgcgtgcgtgcgtgcgtgcgtgcgtgcgtgcgtgtgtgcgtgtgtgtgtgtgtgtgtgtgtgtgtgtgtgtgtgcacgcgtacgTATGTGCGGGACTTACCATaacttcaaattattattttttttcgaatattttctAAGATAAAATATCCAAGGTGAATTATAAACTCAAGCTAGCACACGGTAAATAAAAAGGCAATATAGAGTTCGAACACAGGGCTGAATACGATGCCAACATTACCGGTAGGAACACCAGCTCTCTGCCAGACTTCGATATCAGGTCCTCCGTCCATCGGACTCACCACCTGCAGAAGATGAAGGCTTTTCAAAGTCCGTTTACCCACTTTATTGTCAAAATAAACGCACTGAAATATGTTTCTATCCACTCTGTATCTACCTTTCCACTCTCTCATTTTGTTTGATATCCCCgttttctccttttgtcttcctcttcctccttaataAGTAAAACATTAGCAAGGGAATATATTTCA
The nucleotide sequence above comes from Penaeus monodon isolate SGIC_2016 unplaced genomic scaffold, NSTDA_Pmon_1 PmonScaffold_22883, whole genome shotgun sequence. Encoded proteins:
- the LOC119570187 gene encoding carboxypeptidase Q-like, with protein sequence MREWKGRYRVDRNIFQCVYFDNKVGKRTLKSLHLLQVVSPMDGGPDIEVWQRAGVPTASLYNENEKYFWFHHSDGDTMSVEDPDTLDKCLALWTSVAYVAADITHKIPQTEVQQEGPRVTTTAP